The following proteins come from a genomic window of Lolium rigidum isolate FL_2022 chromosome 5, APGP_CSIRO_Lrig_0.1, whole genome shotgun sequence:
- the LOC124654098 gene encoding protein SAWADEE HOMEODOMAIN HOMOLOG 2-like has translation MERRSSTRFSPTEIARLEKLVSGRKEKVLDGDLCEKLAEEFNRSAARTGSRALQATQVRGWFLDKLPASTTTTKSTCLPTTSEEKTLASEAHVLVSETKAEPSEEKTLPSEAHVLVSETKAEPSEEKVLAPDTSISNNEDALSPDLLKETIDKVPELEDLQFEARSSKDSAWYDIAVFLAHRKTSSGEVEVRVRFNGFGAEEDEWINVKKAIRQQSIPLESSECRTIVKGDLVLCFKESNDDALHFDAHVTDIQRKQHDIRGCRCVFHVQYIHDQSQEMVNLKRLSRRPKYV, from the exons ATTGCAAGGTTGGAGAAGTTGGTttcaggaagaaaagaaaaggtcTTGGATGGTGATCTGTGTGAGAAGCTTGCTGAAGAATTTAA TCGTTCTGCTGCTCGGACCGGGAGTAGAGCACTACAGGCTACACAG GTTCGAGGATGGTTCCTTGATAAGCTCCCAGCATCAACTACAACCACTAAATCTACTTGCCTGCCTACTACTTCTGAAGAAAAGACTTTAGCCTCAGAAGCACATGTGTTAGTTTCTGAGACAAAGGCTGAGCCTTCTGAAGAAAAGACTTTACCCTCAGAAGCTCATGTGTTAGTGTCTGAGACAAAGGCTGAGCCTTCTGAAGAAAAAGTTTTAGCCCCTGATACAAGTATTTCAAACAATGAGGATGCACTTTCCCCGGACTTACTCAAAG AAACTATAGATAAGGTTCCTGAACTTGAAGACCTGCAGTTTGAGGCTAGGTCATCAAAGGATTCTGCATG GTATGACATTGCCGTATTTTTGGCACACAGGAAGACAAGTTCAGGCGAAGTT GAAGTCCGGGTGAGGTTTAATGGATTTGGGGCTGAAGAAGATGAGTGGATAAATGTCAAGAAGGCTATCCGCCAGCAATCCATTCCGCTGGAGTCCTCAGAATGCCGAACCATTGTCAAAGGAGATCTTGTCCTGTGCTTCAAG GAGAGCAATGATGATGCATTGCATTTTGATGCACATGTTACTGATATCCAGCGGAAGCAACATGATATAAGGGGTTGCAGATGTGTCTTCCATGTCCAGTATATTCATGATCAGAGTCAG GAGATGGTGAACTTGAAGAGACTGTCCCGGCGTCCGAAATACGTCTGA